From Sediminibacterium sp. TEGAF015, a single genomic window includes:
- a CDS encoding aldehyde dehydrogenase family protein: MRVRNPRTGVYDYEFQECSPETVRQTARRFSDNQIAWYRSGVANRIAVIQEWKRELISTKEQLIGALATDTGRTWETTAEVDWVIDSMDKWCAVARKFYEQHDYWIPYPLITVLSPWNFPLALSMMDTLPALLSGAAVMVKPSEVTPRFVDIVKQTIEGVSGLHDILCFTPGTADTGALLADKADLICFTGSIGSAKKVLYAASKKMIPVLFELGTKDPAIVLSSANLEMAAAAIVRGSTTNAGQSCLSFERIYVHISVHDALVDLLVAKANELQFVDDQMLKGEIGPIIFDKQVLTINTHLEDAFNLGATLVTGSKQCEEINGGYYCRPTVLVNVTQNMLVMREETFGPIMPVIAFDQIDELIEMVNAPEFSLGAAVFAGTDDEAIALAQRINAGSVSINEAALSAILHYGDSVSFNWSGIGGLRIGPENFSRFVKKKHFHF; the protein is encoded by the coding sequence ATGCGAGTAAGAAATCCCAGAACTGGTGTATACGATTATGAATTTCAGGAATGTAGTCCTGAAACTGTTCGTCAGACAGCGAGAAGATTTTCTGATAATCAAATTGCTTGGTACCGGTCTGGAGTTGCCAATAGAATTGCTGTGATTCAAGAGTGGAAGCGAGAATTGATTTCTACAAAGGAACAATTAATTGGTGCTTTGGCTACTGACACAGGAAGAACATGGGAAACAACTGCAGAAGTAGACTGGGTAATTGATTCGATGGATAAATGGTGTGCAGTTGCCAGAAAGTTTTACGAGCAGCACGATTACTGGATTCCTTATCCATTAATTACTGTTCTCAGTCCCTGGAATTTCCCGTTGGCTTTATCTATGATGGATACGCTGCCTGCTCTATTATCTGGCGCTGCTGTGATGGTAAAGCCAAGTGAAGTAACTCCAAGATTTGTAGACATAGTAAAACAAACCATTGAAGGGGTTTCTGGGCTACACGATATTTTGTGTTTTACACCTGGTACAGCCGATACAGGTGCGTTGCTCGCAGACAAAGCAGATTTAATCTGTTTTACCGGATCTATCGGGTCTGCAAAAAAAGTACTGTATGCTGCCAGTAAAAAAATGATTCCCGTACTATTTGAATTGGGTACAAAAGATCCTGCAATTGTTTTATCATCTGCCAATCTGGAAATGGCAGCAGCTGCAATTGTTAGGGGGAGCACGACCAACGCAGGTCAAAGTTGCTTAAGTTTTGAAAGAATTTATGTTCATATTTCTGTGCACGATGCCTTGGTAGATTTATTGGTAGCCAAAGCAAATGAATTACAATTTGTAGATGATCAGATGCTAAAGGGTGAAATAGGACCAATTATATTTGATAAGCAGGTATTAACCATTAATACGCATCTGGAAGATGCATTCAATTTAGGAGCTACCCTTGTTACAGGTAGTAAACAATGTGAGGAAATCAACGGCGGATATTATTGCAGACCAACGGTGCTGGTAAATGTTACCCAGAATATGTTGGTTATGCGCGAAGAAACTTTTGGTCCGATTATGCCTGTAATTGCATTTGATCAGATTGATGAGCTTATTGAAATGGTGAATGCACCTGAATTTTCATTGGGTGCGGCTGTTTTTGCAGGCACTGATGATGAAGCGATAGCTCTTGCACAAAGAATAAATGCGGGTTCAGTTAGTATTAATGAAGCTGCATTAAGTGCCATTCTTCATTATGGCGATAGTGTAAGTTTTAATTGGAGCGGGATAGGTGGATTACGAATTGGCCCTGAGAATTTTAGCCGCTTTGTTAAGAAGAAGCATTTCCATTTTTAG
- a CDS encoding PhnA domain-containing protein: MKVAQNILDRSQNQCELCAATTPLSLYEVSPVDRTSENNCIMICQKCLQQIDKKEALDSAHWNCLSTAMWSEVPGIQVVSWRMLNRLREEAWAAELLDMMYLDDETLAWAKATGDHDNDSSVDLHVDCNGQQLFAGDSVVLTKSLDVKGTSLNAKMGTVVKNIRLVPDNTEQIEGKIEGQMIVILTKYVRKA; encoded by the coding sequence ATGAAAGTAGCGCAAAATATTCTAGACAGAAGCCAGAACCAGTGTGAACTATGTGCGGCCACAACTCCTCTGTCATTATACGAAGTTTCTCCGGTTGACAGAACTTCCGAAAACAATTGTATCATGATTTGTCAGAAATGCTTGCAGCAGATCGATAAAAAAGAAGCGCTGGATAGTGCCCATTGGAATTGTTTAAGCACAGCTATGTGGAGTGAAGTCCCCGGTATTCAGGTTGTTTCGTGGAGAATGTTGAATAGATTAAGAGAAGAAGCCTGGGCCGCCGAATTATTGGATATGATGTATCTAGATGATGAAACATTGGCATGGGCAAAAGCTACTGGCGATCATGATAATGATAGCTCTGTAGATTTACATGTTGATTGCAATGGCCAGCAACTGTTTGCGGGAGATAGCGTTGTGCTAACGAAATCCCTGGATGTGAAAGGTACAAGCCTGAATGCAAAAATGGGTACAGTGGTAAAAAATATCCGTCTGGTTCCTGATAATACTGAGCAAATAGAAGGAAAGATTGAAGGTCAAATGATTGTTATTCTTACAAAATACGTTCGCAAAGCATAA
- a CDS encoding SDR family NAD(P)-dependent oxidoreductase, with the protein MQINKSVAVITGAASGLGEAAARSLAALGAKVILADMNLEKLQLITDELVAAEYSAVYKVTDVTDDNSVAALMDLAIQEYGAINIVVASAGIIRDSYLVTPDRETGKVKKFMSTEQFRQVVDVNLTGVFITLREAAIKMVNHQCKGVLIPISSINKIGELGQLNYASTKAAIALWPKILAGEFHARNIKHIRVAAIAPGYVATPMLTSINPEILQKIVADIPLDRLVNPEEIIQTIRFIVENEAVHGTTLEVSGGIIGKGLAK; encoded by the coding sequence ATGCAGATTAATAAATCCGTTGCTGTTATAACAGGTGCTGCAAGTGGCTTAGGTGAAGCAGCAGCTCGTTCATTAGCTGCTTTAGGGGCAAAAGTTATTTTGGCAGATATGAACCTCGAAAAGCTACAATTAATCACAGATGAATTGGTTGCTGCCGAATATAGTGCCGTATATAAAGTTACCGATGTAACCGATGACAACTCAGTTGCAGCTTTAATGGATTTAGCAATTCAGGAATATGGTGCTATCAATATTGTGGTGGCTAGTGCAGGCATTATAAGAGATAGCTATTTGGTTACTCCTGATAGAGAAACAGGAAAAGTAAAAAAATTCATGAGTACTGAGCAATTCAGGCAAGTCGTAGATGTAAATCTTACGGGTGTATTTATTACTCTGAGAGAAGCTGCTATTAAAATGGTTAATCATCAATGTAAGGGGGTTCTGATTCCCATATCATCAATCAATAAAATTGGTGAATTAGGCCAACTTAATTATGCTTCAACCAAAGCCGCTATTGCCCTATGGCCTAAGATATTGGCAGGCGAATTCCATGCAAGAAATATTAAACATATCCGGGTAGCTGCTATTGCACCTGGTTATGTTGCAACTCCCATGTTAACTTCTATCAATCCTGAAATACTTCAGAAAATTGTGGCAGATATACCTTTAGACAGATTAGTTAATCCTGAAGAAATTATTCAAACAATTCGTTTTATAGTAGAGAATGAAGCGGTGCATGGCACAACTCTTGAGGTAAGTGGCGGAATTATTGGTAAGGGTCTGGCAAAGTGA
- a CDS encoding alpha/beta fold hydrolase, which yields MQSKFILTNGVHLHYLDFGTDSNNSSDTILFIHGLTANAHAFDAIIESELIKQYRIISVDLRGRGLSDQPETGYTMLDHAKDIIGLLKNLDVKNIHIVGHSFGGFLGLYLAIYYPAIINKLIILDAAVDMHPNTKEMLGPALGRLGQVFDSFDTYIAKVKQAPYLSFWDEAMLSYYKADVFQNIDGTVTPRSKPAHMMEAVLKGSLGLPWKEIIGLCNKDVLLINAPGIYSLGAALLPEDLARETVALLPKAQYQKVEGNHQTMLYGIGAKQIKSFIKTFLN from the coding sequence ATGCAAAGTAAATTTATACTAACGAATGGTGTTCATTTGCATTATCTGGATTTTGGTACAGATAGCAATAATAGTTCAGATACGATTTTATTTATTCATGGCCTAACTGCCAATGCGCATGCCTTTGATGCAATTATTGAGAGTGAGTTAATAAAGCAATATCGAATTATATCTGTAGATCTAAGAGGGAGAGGCTTAAGCGATCAACCTGAAACAGGATATACGATGTTAGATCATGCTAAAGATATTATAGGCCTACTAAAAAACCTGGACGTTAAAAATATTCATATAGTTGGCCATTCCTTTGGAGGTTTTTTAGGATTATACCTAGCTATTTATTATCCAGCAATTATCAATAAACTGATAATTCTTGATGCAGCTGTTGATATGCATCCAAACACTAAAGAAATGCTAGGGCCTGCTTTAGGAAGACTTGGGCAAGTATTCGATTCTTTTGATACCTATATAGCTAAGGTAAAGCAAGCTCCTTATCTTAGTTTTTGGGATGAAGCAATGTTATCCTACTATAAGGCTGACGTATTTCAAAATATTGATGGTACTGTTACGCCAAGGAGCAAACCTGCTCATATGATGGAAGCAGTATTAAAAGGTAGCCTGGGGTTACCATGGAAGGAAATTATAGGCCTTTGCAATAAGGATGTTCTTTTGATTAATGCACCAGGTATTTATAGTTTAGGCGCTGCATTGCTACCCGAAGACCTGGCCAGGGAAACAGTAGCTTTATTGCCTAAAGCACAGTATCAAAAAGTAGAAGGCAATCATCAGACAATGTTGTATGGAATAGGAGCAAAGCAAATAAAATCATTTATTAAAACTTTTTTAAATTAA
- a CDS encoding class I adenylate-forming enzyme family protein has protein sequence MYSNHLTIQHWLTNHAKYTPNKIAIICGKHRLSFEQLNASVNQLIHSLKRAGIKKGDKVATVLPNCLELWEVYWACAKMGAVAVPLSPLLRGHGLANLIINADTSLIIINKETLPYLHEIKPLLHLHNDAAVWVTNAESNVGADSYYMQKRAFDATEPVLDNLVGSDSYNIIYSSGTTGLPKGIVISHAVRALYGSLFANYYRMTPESVVMHSGSIIFNGSFLTLMPAMFLGCTYILQDHFDPAEVVTTIQQENVTHTILVPSQIIACLQQTEFAKETLPSIEYILSVGAPLLLEHKQALNKQLPGVFYELYGLTEGFMTILDKNDAMRKTGSVGYPPRFMQISIKDENGKELPIGTTGEIVGTGPLLMDGYYKNPEQTATALKDGWLYTGDLGYIDEDGFLYLTGRKKDLIISGGVNVYPADIEEVVIQHEAVNDVAVFGVPHPEWGETPVAAIVLKEHKRASSSIEIQNWVNKHIDARFQKLSEVMIVAELPRNIAGKVLKHELKKRYEDAK, from the coding sequence ATGTATAGCAATCATTTAACCATACAGCATTGGCTTACCAATCATGCAAAATATACCCCCAATAAAATAGCAATTATTTGTGGTAAGCACCGTTTAAGTTTTGAGCAATTAAATGCCAGTGTAAATCAATTAATTCACTCATTAAAACGGGCTGGCATCAAAAAAGGGGATAAGGTAGCTACTGTTTTACCAAACTGTTTAGAACTTTGGGAAGTATATTGGGCATGTGCAAAGATGGGTGCCGTTGCTGTTCCTCTTAGCCCCTTATTACGCGGACATGGTTTGGCTAATCTGATTATCAATGCCGACACTTCTTTAATTATAATAAATAAAGAAACACTCCCTTATTTACATGAGATTAAACCTCTTTTACATTTACATAATGATGCAGCAGTTTGGGTTACCAATGCCGAGTCGAATGTTGGTGCTGATTCCTACTACATGCAAAAAAGAGCATTCGACGCAACAGAACCTGTTTTAGATAATCTAGTTGGATCAGATTCCTATAATATTATTTACAGTAGTGGTACCACTGGTTTGCCAAAAGGGATTGTAATCTCCCATGCAGTAAGAGCTTTATATGGTTCTCTATTTGCAAATTATTATAGAATGACACCCGAGAGTGTAGTAATGCATTCGGGTTCTATCATTTTTAATGGTTCATTTTTAACATTAATGCCTGCGATGTTTTTAGGTTGTACTTATATTTTGCAAGATCATTTTGATCCGGCTGAAGTTGTTACAACAATTCAACAAGAAAATGTGACCCATACTATTTTAGTGCCGTCTCAAATTATTGCTTGTTTACAACAAACTGAATTTGCTAAAGAAACCCTTCCCTCTATTGAATATATCTTATCAGTGGGAGCCCCTCTATTATTAGAGCATAAGCAAGCTTTGAATAAGCAATTGCCCGGTGTTTTCTATGAACTATATGGTTTAACTGAAGGATTTATGACCATTTTAGATAAGAATGATGCAATGCGTAAAACAGGATCAGTAGGTTATCCACCACGGTTTATGCAAATTAGTATTAAAGACGAAAATGGTAAAGAATTGCCAATTGGCACAACGGGTGAAATTGTTGGAACTGGACCTCTTCTAATGGATGGATATTATAAAAATCCAGAACAAACTGCTACAGCCCTAAAGGATGGCTGGTTGTATACGGGCGATTTAGGGTACATAGATGAAGACGGTTTTTTGTATTTAACAGGACGAAAAAAAGATTTAATCATTTCGGGTGGAGTGAATGTATACCCTGCAGATATAGAAGAGGTAGTAATTCAACATGAGGCGGTAAACGATGTAGCTGTTTTTGGGGTGCCACATCCAGAGTGGGGCGAAACTCCAGTTGCGGCTATTGTTCTTAAAGAACATAAACGGGCCTCCTCTTCTATTGAAATACAAAACTGGGTGAATAAACATATTGATGCAAGATTTCAAAAGCTTAGTGAGGTTATGATAGTTGCAGAACTCCCCAGGAATATTGCAGGCAAAGTATTGAAACACGAATTGAAAAAAAGGTATGAAGATGCAAAGTAA
- a CDS encoding TonB-dependent receptor has translation MKKLFVIILLALVQVTAMAQGTKTTGRVTDAATGMPLEGASVTIKSTGMGTSTDVNGQFSILSAKTGKITLRVSYVGYADVEKVVEAGSAVNITLKEEQGRGNDVVVSASKRPEKITRAPATISVISAKDLEQTSSFNIGELASKIQGVEFIRTGVNGVGFNARGFNNAFNAKILQMTDGRNSMMAGGSGLPSGIMNTVIKEDVERLEIVLGPNSALYGPNAHNGIANTITKDPRKYQGTTLVIGAGNRDVFSGRFRTASKINNKWAYKITGEYTTGRDFEFNDSIYAGGSVYGPALAIPERIPNYNFKHIRGAADVYYAVNAKSDIIVSYGGSNNNFLSVNNTGRNQIKDWKFSYLQVKYVSPRFFAQAYETWTNVGNSYGIPGYTRDYWNRTHSTITDPNNPLFAAVGQLYPDQAEAFATRLGNRFKETSKRFNAEAQYNNNFEKAGLSLVVGMSYQKDKPNTYGTSLIDANQLVEVTQYGGAIQLEKTLPADFKLVAAARLDHHSLFKNMFSPKLALVKGVPGGSVRLTYGKAFAAPIILFQRASVFGLVFGNGDGVTYVPNGAPLTTTANTVPLQPEQINTWELGYKGTVGKKLYIDINGYYSNSKNFLSPAITVGGRALSVGSIPITTPLLLPGTVTNGVLGGAAFSTYFNYGEVASYGVDLGLNYYFNDNVSWAFKYSWFGSDITKNNIKNDANRDGYVSLEERSLNAPANRFSTTLSFQNMAKGKMFMNISMRWVESYDLYSGNQIGTKVGAGSRGVVYGGVNPLNNLPRNYIKNFNWGALGGFTTFDISAGYKLNSQLSIGVGISNLFNVKQLEFVGSPSIGRLFSVELKAHIPNSKK, from the coding sequence ATGAAAAAACTGTTTGTAATAATCTTACTTGCGCTGGTTCAGGTAACCGCCATGGCACAAGGAACAAAAACGACTGGTCGCGTAACCGATGCGGCTACTGGTATGCCGTTAGAGGGCGCTAGTGTTACTATAAAGTCTACCGGAATGGGAACTTCTACTGATGTAAATGGACAATTTTCCATTTTGTCTGCTAAGACTGGTAAAATAACATTGCGCGTTTCTTATGTTGGTTATGCCGATGTAGAAAAAGTTGTAGAAGCTGGCTCTGCAGTCAATATTACTTTAAAAGAAGAACAAGGTCGGGGTAATGATGTAGTAGTAAGTGCATCCAAACGTCCAGAAAAAATCACTAGAGCTCCAGCAACAATAAGTGTAATTAGTGCTAAAGATTTAGAACAAACATCCTCTTTTAATATAGGTGAATTGGCTTCTAAAATACAGGGGGTAGAATTTATTAGAACAGGTGTTAATGGTGTTGGTTTTAATGCACGCGGATTTAATAATGCATTCAATGCTAAGATTTTGCAAATGACTGATGGAAGAAATTCTATGATGGCCGGGGGTAGCGGTTTACCTTCTGGTATCATGAATACGGTTATTAAAGAAGACGTGGAAAGATTGGAAATTGTATTAGGCCCTAATTCTGCTTTATACGGTCCAAATGCGCACAATGGTATTGCCAATACCATTACCAAAGATCCTCGTAAGTATCAGGGAACAACTTTGGTAATTGGTGCAGGAAATAGAGATGTATTTTCTGGCAGATTTAGAACAGCATCTAAAATCAACAACAAATGGGCGTATAAAATAACAGGCGAATATACAACTGGTAGGGATTTTGAATTTAATGATAGTATTTATGCTGGTGGCTCAGTATATGGTCCGGCATTAGCCATTCCTGAACGAATTCCTAACTACAACTTTAAGCATATTCGTGGTGCCGCTGATGTTTACTATGCAGTTAATGCCAAGTCTGATATCATTGTTTCGTATGGCGGCAGCAACAATAATTTTTTAAGTGTTAATAATACTGGACGAAATCAAATTAAAGACTGGAAATTTTCTTATTTACAAGTCAAGTATGTAAGTCCTCGTTTTTTTGCTCAGGCTTATGAAACCTGGACTAATGTAGGAAACTCTTATGGCATACCAGGTTATACAAGAGATTATTGGAATAGAACACATAGCACTATTACAGACCCAAATAATCCATTGTTTGCCGCAGTTGGTCAGTTATATCCAGATCAGGCCGAAGCTTTTGCAACCAGATTGGGAAATCGCTTTAAAGAAACCTCAAAAAGATTTAATGCTGAAGCGCAGTACAATAACAATTTTGAGAAAGCGGGCTTGAGTTTGGTTGTAGGGATGTCTTATCAAAAAGACAAACCCAACACCTATGGAACAAGTTTAATTGACGCCAATCAATTGGTAGAAGTTACTCAATATGGTGGTGCCATTCAACTAGAAAAAACTTTGCCGGCCGATTTCAAATTGGTGGCGGCAGCCAGATTGGATCACCATAGTTTGTTTAAAAATATGTTTTCTCCAAAATTGGCTTTGGTAAAAGGTGTTCCTGGGGGTAGTGTAAGATTAACCTACGGTAAAGCATTTGCAGCACCTATTATATTGTTTCAAAGAGCGAGTGTATTTGGCTTAGTATTTGGTAATGGAGATGGCGTAACCTATGTTCCAAATGGTGCACCATTAACCACCACTGCTAATACTGTACCATTACAACCAGAACAAATTAATACTTGGGAATTAGGCTATAAGGGTACAGTAGGAAAGAAATTATATATAGATATCAATGGTTATTACAGCAATAGTAAGAATTTTTTAAGTCCTGCAATTACCGTAGGTGGAAGAGCTTTAAGCGTAGGTAGTATACCAATTACAACTCCTTTGTTATTACCCGGTACAGTAACCAATGGTGTATTAGGTGGCGCAGCTTTCTCAACATATTTTAATTATGGCGAAGTTGCTTCCTATGGAGTTGATTTAGGGTTGAATTATTACTTTAACGATAATGTAAGTTGGGCGTTTAAGTATTCATGGTTTGGTAGTGATATCACTAAGAACAATATTAAAAATGATGCCAATAGAGACGGATATGTTTCACTTGAAGAGAGAAGTTTGAATGCTCCAGCAAACCGCTTTTCAACAACTTTAAGTTTCCAAAATATGGCTAAAGGAAAAATGTTCATGAATATCTCCATGCGATGGGTAGAGTCATATGATTTGTATAGTGGTAACCAAATTGGAACTAAGGTTGGTGCAGGAAGCAGAGGTGTAGTTTATGGTGGCGTAAATCCTTTGAACAATTTGCCAAGAAACTACATCAAGAATTTTAACTGGGGTGCTCTTGGTGGATTCACCACATTCGATATTAGTGCTGGCTATAAGTTAAACAGTCAGTTATCCATTGGTGTAGGTATCAGCAACCTATTCAATGTTAAACAATTAGAGTTCGTTGGATCTCCATCTATTGGAAGATTGTTCTCAGTAGAATTAAAAGCACATATTCCTAATAGTAAAAAATAG
- a CDS encoding alpha/beta fold hydrolase, with amino-acid sequence MKYSITILFVLFAVTVSYCQCLPEYGFAVRQFKFDSTSINYIDKGVGQPILMIHGLGGNASHWKSIIENLSISNRCIAIDLPGYGGSDIIQNLEPKKVLQTYANIAVQLLTFLKLNKVTLMGHSMGGQVALILALQEPTLINQLILVAPAGLETFTESESAFLTKYATPSFYESQDSITIERNYNANFYRSNQEMNRLIQERLNLKKCVGFRNYCSQIVLGVQGMLSSPVKSRLSFINQKTLIVFGENDSLIPNRLLHPTLTVRDIANIGMLIPNAAIAMIPEAGHLLPLDQPAALTKMIKKFIP; translated from the coding sequence ATGAAATATAGTATAACCATATTGTTTGTCCTTTTTGCAGTAACTGTATCTTATTGCCAATGTTTGCCTGAGTATGGTTTTGCAGTGCGTCAATTCAAGTTTGATTCTACCTCCATCAACTATATTGATAAAGGTGTTGGTCAACCTATTCTTATGATACACGGATTAGGGGGTAATGCATCACATTGGAAAAGTATAATTGAAAACTTATCTATCTCCAACAGGTGTATAGCAATTGATTTACCAGGATATGGAGGAAGTGATATTATTCAAAATCTTGAGCCTAAAAAAGTGCTTCAAACCTATGCTAATATTGCGGTTCAATTGCTTACTTTTTTAAAACTAAATAAGGTAACACTAATGGGTCATTCAATGGGTGGTCAAGTTGCCCTGATCCTGGCTTTGCAGGAACCAACTTTGATTAATCAACTTATTCTGGTTGCACCAGCTGGATTAGAAACTTTTACAGAAAGTGAATCCGCTTTCTTAACAAAATATGCTACTCCTTCTTTTTATGAGTCACAGGATAGCATAACTATTGAAAGAAATTATAATGCAAATTTTTATAGATCGAATCAAGAAATGAATCGATTAATACAAGAGCGATTAAATCTTAAAAAATGTGTTGGCTTTAGAAACTACTGTTCTCAAATTGTATTAGGTGTGCAAGGGATGTTATCATCTCCAGTTAAATCTCGGTTGTCTTTTATTAATCAAAAAACGCTTATTGTATTTGGTGAGAACGATAGTTTAATCCCCAATAGGTTATTGCATCCAACTTTAACCGTAAGAGATATTGCCAATATAGGAATGTTGATACCTAATGCGGCAATTGCTATGATACCCGAGGCTGGTCATCTATTGCCATTGGACCAACCTGCTGCTTTAACTAAAATGATTAAAAAATTTATACCATAA
- a CDS encoding sodium:solute symporter family transporter → MNQHALPGMVTAIWIAILLYMCTIVFFVVRGAMKTHSMSDFALGSMQFNPSFLGLSLAASMSSAATFIINPGFVAYYGLSGVLSMAVFLPIGTLVSLAILSKRFRKYGQTVNAKTIAQWMGIRYQSKGFALFFGFLSLLMMAFIVMICVGLTQVVSRSLNLPILPTLIGVVAFTFTYMMFGGANSMVYTNTVQAFLKIIVTVILLGSGYDHFAEGVHGFLNTLIAIDPQLAKPFNASSPLFRDFFEVVICQLIVGTAVVCQPHILTRSLLLKNDKDLNRFLTVAIIALALFFLVVFVGLYARILFPTLSLDGKSIPLDGVMSQFVVSRFPVYIAIVLVLGLISAGMATLEGLIQSLSTTFTSDIIKPLTGNTIIKDSTKAGGIVSELLMNRLVIVLMGLVAIFISYNQLLAPDLSVGIFAQNGVYAYFCGAFVPVLFGIFIKDCPRIAAIGASITAVVIHFSVYYGRLTAYMQNGTRNPGIAASIAIICSLVIGLILYYAFRNKTTITKA, encoded by the coding sequence ATGAATCAACATGCTTTGCCTGGCATGGTTACTGCCATTTGGATAGCCATCCTACTTTATATGTGTACCATTGTTTTTTTTGTGGTACGGGGTGCTATGAAAACCCATAGCATGAGCGATTTTGCTCTAGGCAGTATGCAATTTAATCCCTCTTTTTTAGGTCTTTCATTGGCTGCTTCTATGAGTAGTGCTGCTACATTTATTATAAATCCTGGTTTTGTAGCTTATTACGGATTGAGCGGCGTTTTAAGTATGGCTGTTTTTTTGCCGATTGGCACTTTGGTCTCCTTGGCTATTCTTTCTAAACGGTTTCGTAAGTACGGCCAAACGGTTAATGCCAAAACCATTGCACAATGGATGGGTATCCGATATCAAAGCAAGGGATTTGCTCTCTTTTTTGGTTTTCTTTCTTTGTTAATGATGGCTTTTATAGTTATGATTTGTGTAGGCTTGACTCAGGTAGTGTCTCGCTCGCTCAATTTACCCATATTGCCTACATTAATTGGAGTTGTTGCTTTCACTTTTACTTATATGATGTTTGGGGGCGCTAACAGTATGGTTTATACTAATACCGTTCAAGCCTTTTTAAAAATTATAGTAACTGTTATACTGCTTGGTTCTGGATACGATCATTTTGCAGAAGGCGTACATGGTTTTTTGAATACATTAATCGCTATAGATCCACAGTTAGCCAAGCCATTTAATGCATCTAGCCCACTGTTTAGAGATTTTTTTGAAGTGGTTATTTGTCAGTTAATTGTAGGAACAGCTGTAGTATGTCAGCCCCATATTTTAACAAGATCTCTCTTATTAAAAAATGACAAAGATTTAAACCGATTTTTAACAGTAGCTATTATTGCTTTGGCGTTGTTTTTTTTAGTGGTTTTTGTGGGCTTATATGCAAGAATTTTATTTCCTACATTAAGTTTAGATGGAAAGTCTATTCCATTAGATGGTGTGATGAGTCAGTTTGTGGTTAGTCGTTTCCCCGTATATATTGCCATAGTTTTAGTGTTGGGATTAATTTCAGCTGGTATGGCAACATTGGAAGGCTTAATCCAAAGTTTAAGTACAACGTTTACTTCCGATATCATAAAACCGCTTACTGGCAATACCATTATTAAAGATTCAACTAAAGCAGGTGGCATAGTTTCAGAATTGCTAATGAACAGATTGGTGATTGTTCTTATGGGATTAGTGGCAATTTTTATTTCATACAACCAATTGTTAGCACCTGACTTAAGTGTTGGAATTTTTGCTCAAAACGGTGTCTATGCTTATTTCTGTGGCGCATTTGTTCCCGTTTTGTTTGGGATATTTATTAAAGACTGCCCTAGAATTGCAGCTATTGGTGCAAGTATAACTGCTGTAGTTATTCATTTTTCTGTTTATTATGGTCGACTTACGGCCTATATGCAAAATGGCACCCGAAATCCTGGCATTGCAGCTTCTATTGCTATTATATGCTCTTTGGTGATTGGACTTATTTTATATTACGCTTTTAGGAATAAAACCACTATCACAAAGGCATGA
- a CDS encoding LytR/AlgR family response regulator transcription factor: MSGIKILLVEDDWIIAKEISLSLHDLGFEVLAHVESGEDALKKIAEQKPDLILLDIGLSGELSGIETAQIIKKEHHLPFIFLTALADSSTIEKAKLTEPYAYLVKPVKIETLYSTIEITLYNAAQRKDVTPFLKEGLTINDAIFVKTKGRLEKLQLNQVLWVEASDIYALVCTASGKYLLNTSLAAVEEKFPSDSFLRVHRSYIVNVNKIEAIEKDELFINQQRIPIGKTYKDKLMSKLSFL, translated from the coding sequence ATGAGTGGTATTAAAATTTTATTAGTTGAAGATGACTGGATCATTGCTAAAGAGATTTCGCTTTCGTTGCACGATCTGGGCTTTGAAGTGCTAGCGCATGTTGAATCAGGGGAAGATGCTCTTAAAAAAATTGCAGAACAAAAACCTGACCTTATTTTATTAGATATTGGTTTAAGTGGAGAGTTGTCGGGAATAGAAACTGCTCAAATAATAAAAAAAGAACATCATTTGCCTTTTATATTTTTAACCGCTCTAGCTGACAGTAGTACCATTGAAAAGGCAAAATTAACAGAACCCTATGCTTATTTAGTAAAACCAGTTAAAATTGAGACCCTTTATTCTACTATTGAAATTACTTTATACAATGCGGCTCAAAGAAAAGATGTAACTCCTTTCTTAAAAGAAGGATTGACCATTAATGATGCCATTTTTGTTAAAACAAAAGGGAGATTGGAGAAGCTCCAATTAAATCAGGTTTTGTGGGTAGAGGCTTCAGATATTTATGCATTGGTTTGTACAGCATCGGGTAAATATTTATTAAATACAAGTCTTGCAGCAGTTGAAGAAAAATTCCCCTCTGACAGTTTCTTGCGAGTGCATCGCTCTTACATTGTTAATGTAAATAAGATTGAAGCCATTGAAAAAGATGAACTTTTTATTAATCAGCAGCGAATCCCTATTGGAAAAACATACAAGGATAAGCTAATGAGTAAACTATCTTTTCTTTAA